The Streptomyces sp. R28 region GCGGGCCACCGTGAAGTGGTCGATCCGGTCGCCCGTCTCGGCGATGCCCTGGACCTTCAGCGTGGCGTACCGGCCCCGCGGCGCGGGCTGGACGTCCACGCGCAGGAACGAGTAGTTGAGGTAGCGCACCCGGGACCAGGCGACCGTCTCGTTCTGCTTGCCGTCCTTGAGGTTGACGAACGAGGCCACGGAGTCCTGCTCGTGCTCGTGCCCCTCGTACGAGTCCGGCGCCGTGAACGCGTACAGGCTGCGGCCCGCCGCACCCGCCGTCACGTACACCACGCCCTCGGTCTCGGGGTACGCCGTGCCGCCGATCGGCAGCTTCTTGGCGACCTCGTTCCCCTTGATGACGTCGGTGCGCTCGTACTGGTGGTTGTGCCCGTTGATGACCAGGTCGACCGTGTACTTCTCGAACAGCGGCACCCACTCCTGTCGCACGCCGCCTTCCGAGGCGTGCGCCGTGGAGGTGCAGTACGCGCAGTGGTGGAAGAACACGACGATGAAGTCGATGTCCTTGGCCGCCCGGTACTTCTTCAGCTGCGCCTCGAACCACTTGGTCTGGGTGCCGCCGGAGAGGCCGAGGTTGGCCGGGATCTCGAAGGAGACGTCGTTCGGGTCCAGCGAGATGATCGCGGTGTTGCCATGGACGAAGGAGTAGACGCCCGGCAGGTTCTTCTTGTCCGGCCCGTTGTCGGGGAGCGTGAAGCGGGCCTCCTCGCCGCCATAGCCGTTGGGCGAGTACCAGGCCTCCATGTCGTGGTTGCCGTACGACACCATCCACGGGACCGACTTGGCGACCGACTCGGTCTGGGCGAGGAACTGGTCCCACACCCGCGAGTCGAAGCCGGTGTCGGCGGTCTTGCCGGCGCCGGACGGGTCGGCGTACGCGATGTCGCCGGCGTGCAGGTGGAAGGCCGGGTTCTGGCCGAGAAGCAGGCTGTCGTTGGCCAGGCCGTGGTAGCTGACGCCCTGGTCGCCGAAGGCGGTGAAGGTGAAGGGCGCCTTGTGGGCGGGGGCGGTGGTGAAGGTGCCGAGGGTGCCGAGCAGGTGCGGCTCGGCGGGGTCGAAGCCCTGGTGGCCGACGCCGTAGTAGTACGTCCGGCCGGGGCGCAGGTGACTCAGCCTGGCGTGCACGTAGTACTGCGTGTGGTCGGCGCTCGCGCCGACGCCGGCCGGGGTGTACAGGGTGCGCACCTCGGCCTCGATCTTGCGGGAGAGGTCCCAGGGGTGGGCGCCGATCCGGATGAACGGCTTCTTCACGGCGACCGGGACCTGCCAGGAGACGGTCATCTCGGTGCGCGCGTCGTTGCCGTAGGCGAGGTGGCGGCCGAAGGGGGCGACGAGGGCCCCGTCGACGGTCTCGGTGGCCGGGACGGTGCTCTGTGTCGGTACGGCGGCCTGGGCGGTGGCACCCGGTACGAACGCGCCACCCGCGACGGCGCCCAGCGTGACGGCGCCGCCTCTGATCATCGTGCGCCGCGAGAATCTGGCGCGCAGGTACTCGTGCTGCTCGGCCATGCTCATGTGCTCGGCGAGCTGCTGGGGTACTCCCATGCGAGGAATGTCCATGGCGTCCGAAACTCGTCCCCTCAGGCAACGGGATGCGGGCCGACGCATGGACAGCTCCGGAACAGGCCCCCATGAGACCCTCAATGTTCTTCCAAGAGCTTCCACAGCCGATTACCAGGCGGTTGCCCGAAATCGGGCAGGATTCTTGCGAAACTGTCGCCGGTACCCCAGGATCTACGGGGTGCACGACGAACTTGTTGATCATCTGACGCGGTCCACGCCCCTCAGCAGGGGCGAGGCGCTGCGCGTGATCCAGGACGTGCTCGCCTACTTCGACGAGACGACCGAGGACTACGTCCGTCGCCGCCACCGCGAGCTGCAGGCCCAGGGCCTGGTGAACGCGGCGATCTTCGAACGGATCGAGGCGGACCTGAAGTACCGGGCGGTGGCGCCGCCGGAGCTCACGCTCAGACAGTTGCGCCGCATCGTCTACGGCTGAGACCACCGCTGAGCCGCCACTCACGGAATTGAGGGATACGTATATATGTGCGGAATCGTCGGATACATCGGGAAGCGTGACGTCGCTCCTCTGCTGCTGGAGGGCCTGCAGCGCCTGGAGTACCGCGGCTACGACTCGGCCGGCATCGCCGTCACCTCGCCGAGGACGAGCGGCCTGAAGACGGTCAAGGCCAAGGGCCGGGTCCGTGACCTGGAGGCCAAGGTCCCGGCGCGCTTCAAGGGCACGACCGGCATCGCCCACACCCGCTGGGCCACCCACGGCGCCCCGTCCGACGTGAACGCCCACCCGCACCTGGACGCCGAGGGCAAGGTCGCCGTCGTCCACAACGGCATCATCGACAACGCCTCCGACCTGCGCCGCAAGCTGGAGGCGGACGGTGTCGAGTTCCTCTCCGAGACCGACACCGAGGTCCTCGTCCACCTCATCGCCCGCTCGCAGGCGACGAAGCTGGAGGACAAGGTCCGCGAGACCATCGGCCTCATCGAGGGCACGTACGGCATCGCCGTCCTGCACGCCGACTTCCCGGACCGCATCGTCGTGGCCCGCAACGGCTCCCCGGTCGTCCTCGGCATCGGCGAGAAGGAGATGTTCGTCGCCTCGGACATCGCCGCGCTGGTGGCCCACACGCGGCAGATAGTGACGCTGGACGACGGCGAGATGGCCACCCTCAAGGCCGACGACTTCCGCACCTACACGACCGAGGGCACCCGTACGACGGCGGAGCCCACCACGGTCGAGTGGGAAGCGGCGTCCTACGACATGGGCGGCCACGACACCTACATGCACAAGGAGATCCACGAGCAGGCCGACGCCGTGGACCGCGTCCTGCGCGGCCGCATCGACGACCGCTTCTCCACCGTGCACCTCGGCGGCCTCAACCTGGACGCCCGCGAGGCCCGCCAGATCCGCCGCGTGAAGATCCTGGGCTGCGGCACCTCGTACCACGCGGGCATGATCGGCGCCCAGATGATCGAGGAGCTGGCCCGCATCCCCGCGGACGCCGAGCCCGCGTCGGAGTTCCGCTACCGCAACGCGGTGGTCGACCCCGACACCCTGTACATCGCCGTCTCCCAGTCCGGCGAGACCTACGACGTCCTCGCCGCCGTCCAGGAGCTGAAGCGCAAGGGCGCGCGGGTCCTGGGCGTCGTGAACGTGGTCGGCTCCGCGATCGCCCGCGAGGCCGACGGCGGCATCTACGTCCACGCGGGCCCGGAGGTCTGCGTCGTCTCGACGAAGTGCTTCACCAACACCACGGTCGCCTTCGCGCTGCTGGCCCTTCACCTCGGCCGCACCCGCGACCTCTCCGTCCGCGACGGCAAGCGCATCATCGAGGGCCTGCGCAAGCTCCCCGCCCAGATCGCCGAGATCATGGAGCAGGAGGCGGAGATCAAGAAGCTGGCCGAGCAGTACGCCGACGCCCGCTCGATGCTCTTCATCGGCCGCGTCCGGGGCTACCCGGTCGCCCGTGAGGCCTCCCTCAAGCTCAAGGAGGTCTCCTACATCCACGCCGAGGCCTACCCCGCCTCCGAGCTCAAGCACGGCCCCCTGGCCCTGATCGAGCCCGCCCTGCCCACGGTCGCCATCGTCCCCGACGACGACCTCCTGGAGAAGAACCGCGCCGCCATGGAGGAGATCAAGGCCCGCAGCGGCAAGATCCTCGCGGTGGCCCACCAGCCCCAGGAGAAGGCCGACCAGACGCTCGTGGTCCCGAAGAACGAGGACGAACTCGACCCGATCCTGATGGGCCTCCCCCTCCAACTCCTCGCGTACCACACGGCCCTGGCCCTGGGCCGGGACATCGACAAGCCCAGGAACCTCGCAAAGTCGGTGACGGTCGAGTAGAGGCTTTTGGCTTTTAGGGGCGCGGGGAACTGCGCGAGCAACCCCCACACACCCGCAGAGGCCACCGAAA contains the following coding sequences:
- a CDS encoding fibronectin type III domain-containing protein codes for the protein MGVPQQLAEHMSMAEQHEYLRARFSRRTMIRGGAVTLGAVAGGAFVPGATAQAAVPTQSTVPATETVDGALVAPFGRHLAYGNDARTEMTVSWQVPVAVKKPFIRIGAHPWDLSRKIEAEVRTLYTPAGVGASADHTQYYVHARLSHLRPGRTYYYGVGHQGFDPAEPHLLGTLGTFTTAPAHKAPFTFTAFGDQGVSYHGLANDSLLLGQNPAFHLHAGDIAYADPSGAGKTADTGFDSRVWDQFLAQTESVAKSVPWMVSYGNHDMEAWYSPNGYGGEEARFTLPDNGPDKKNLPGVYSFVHGNTAIISLDPNDVSFEIPANLGLSGGTQTKWFEAQLKKYRAAKDIDFIVVFFHHCAYCTSTAHASEGGVRQEWVPLFEKYTVDLVINGHNHQYERTDVIKGNEVAKKLPIGGTAYPETEGVVYVTAGAAGRSLYAFTAPDSYEGHEHEQDSVASFVNLKDGKQNETVAWSRVRYLNYSFLRVDVQPAPRGRYATLKVQGIAETGDRIDHFTVARRAK
- the glmS gene encoding glutamine--fructose-6-phosphate transaminase (isomerizing), translated to MCGIVGYIGKRDVAPLLLEGLQRLEYRGYDSAGIAVTSPRTSGLKTVKAKGRVRDLEAKVPARFKGTTGIAHTRWATHGAPSDVNAHPHLDAEGKVAVVHNGIIDNASDLRRKLEADGVEFLSETDTEVLVHLIARSQATKLEDKVRETIGLIEGTYGIAVLHADFPDRIVVARNGSPVVLGIGEKEMFVASDIAALVAHTRQIVTLDDGEMATLKADDFRTYTTEGTRTTAEPTTVEWEAASYDMGGHDTYMHKEIHEQADAVDRVLRGRIDDRFSTVHLGGLNLDAREARQIRRVKILGCGTSYHAGMIGAQMIEELARIPADAEPASEFRYRNAVVDPDTLYIAVSQSGETYDVLAAVQELKRKGARVLGVVNVVGSAIAREADGGIYVHAGPEVCVVSTKCFTNTTVAFALLALHLGRTRDLSVRDGKRIIEGLRKLPAQIAEIMEQEAEIKKLAEQYADARSMLFIGRVRGYPVAREASLKLKEVSYIHAEAYPASELKHGPLALIEPALPTVAIVPDDDLLEKNRAAMEEIKARSGKILAVAHQPQEKADQTLVVPKNEDELDPILMGLPLQLLAYHTALALGRDIDKPRNLAKSVTVE